A stretch of Manis javanica isolate MJ-LG chromosome 1, MJ_LKY, whole genome shotgun sequence DNA encodes these proteins:
- the LOC108404472 gene encoding LOW QUALITY PROTEIN: tetratricopeptide repeat protein 39B-like (The sequence of the model RefSeq protein was modified relative to this genomic sequence to represent the inferred CDS: deleted 1 base in 1 codon; substituted 2 bases at 2 genomic stop codons) — protein sequence MSPHPRKRENDKEDDFTAFTLRKEENDEDELEDAYEVIPAATIMNIDSSLEECTTGLYLFLNNRFSDATNLIHLWLKNSTFHALIYGGIMVNRAILTFEPQHMQIGMTATKEALRTCNSFRRKSRMSFSHVLNKQGMKAIREEELHAKVCYAECLILKSTVSFVQDDSILGFLRTGISIGSSYQIYKDCQQVLTQIPNNQSKTYRHLVGGVKFGLGAFNLMLSLMTPRILKLLNIVGYAGDRDVGLTLFHESESESHINKVLSVLNLLFYYSYIXVAFGAEKGHSPVIENLFLIYVHRFPKCVILKFFHAHFSMLKGKFXNAQLTLEECIFLQNEWKQVHHLYYWELISIHIFLQDWKQAYRYADLLYQHNRWSKAVYLYAKATRLILLPSDFVKLVCKDINSLFLKVDSLRIKISGTSVPIEKFIAEKGMRYGTTTGWFTAQPILEFIYAWSGFRVISKKLDLISSWLSIIDKGKELLQESPNKKYGTDDISLLSLLRGLCLKHLGKHSIDEQSFNRVIQKEKLLKYDHYLVPYTYYELGSLYYLKGDYATATKHLNNIKNYKGYSMEAQLQFRVHIALEKIAKEK from the exons ATGTCACCCCATCCAcgtaaaagagaaaatgataaggAAGATGACTTTACAGCATTTACtctaaggaaggaagaaaatgatgaaGATGAGCTTGAAGATGCCTATGAAGTTATCCCTGCAGCAACAATAATGAATATAGATTCTTCCCTGGAAGAGTGCACAACTggattg tatttatttctaaataacagGTTCTCAGATGCCACAAATCTCATTCACCTGTGGTTGAAAAACAGCACATTCCATGCTCTAATTTATGGTGGTATTATGGTCAACAGAGCCATCTTGACTTTTGAGCCACAGCATATGCAGATTGGAATGACTGCTACAAAGGAAGCTTTGAGGACCTGTAACAGTTTCCGAAGAAAATCTAGGATGAGTTTTTCCCATGTACTGAATAAACAGGGAATGAAGGCcatcagagaagaggaattaCATGCAAAAGTCTGCTATGCTGAGTGCTTGATTTTGAAATCCACTGTATCATTTGTACAAGACGacagtattcttggttttctTAGAACTGGGATCAGCATTGGGTCAAGTTACCAAATATACAAAGACTGTCAACAAGTGTTAACACAGATACCTAACAACCAAAGCAAAACCTACAGGCACCTGGTTGGAGGAGTAAAATTTGGACTTGGAGCATTCAATCTGATGTTATCACTCATGACACCAAGGATACTTAAACTACTCAATATTGTTGGTTATGCCGGTGATAGAGACGTAGGCTTGACTTTGTTTCATGAGAGTGAATCTGAATCCCATATAAACAAGGTCTTAAGTGTTTTGAATCTACTTTTTTATTACAGTTATATCTAGGTAGCTTTTGGTGCTGAAAAGGGTCACAGTCCTGTTATAGAGAATCTCTTCCTAATCTACGTCCATAGATTTCCAAAGTGTGTTATACTTAAATTCTTTCATGCACATTTTAGTATgctgaaaggaaaattttaaaatgcacagttAACATTAGAGGAGTGCATTTTTCTTCAGAATGAGTGGAAACAGGTTCATCACCTCTATTACTGGGAACTCATTTCCATTC atatttttctgCAGGATTGGAAGCAGGCTTACCGCTATGCTGATCTACTGTATCAACATAACAGGTGGTCCAAGGCAGTATATTTGTATGCTAAAGCTACACGTCTGATCTTGCTCCCTTCTGACTTTGTGAAATTAGTATGTAAGGACATAAACTCTCTTTTCTTAAAAGTGGATAGCCTGAGAATCAAAATTTCAGGAACTTCTGTGCCAATAGAAAAGTTTATTGCTGAGAAGGGTATGCGCTACGGTACAACTACTGGCTGGTTTACTGCACAACCTATTTTGGAATTCATTTATGCCTGGAGTGGTTTCCGAGTCATAAGCAAAAAACTAGACCTTATTTCAAGCTGGCTGTCAATAATTGACAAAGGAAAAGAACTTCTACAAGAAAGTCCAAATAAAAAGTATGGCACAGATGACATAAGTTTGCTAAGTTTACTGAGAGGTCTGTGCTTGAAACACTTAGGCAAACACTCAATAGATGAGCAGTCCTTTAATCGTGTCATTCAAAAGGAGAAACTGTTAAAATATGACCACTACTTGGTGCCATATACTTACTATGAACTGGGAAGTTTATATTACCTAAAAGGAGATTATGCCACTGCAACAAAACACCTAAATAACATAAAAAACTACAAAGGCTATTCCATGGAAGCCCAATTACAGTTTAGGGTTCACATTGCCCTTGAAAAAATAGCTAAAGAAAAGTGA